Genomic segment of Alphaproteobacteria bacterium:
AGCCGCCACACCGAAGTGCGGCGCGAGGATTTGCCGGAGCATGCGGGCCTCACCGTGCTGCTGGAATCGGACGAGGCGGGTCTGTGTCTGGTGCGCGACGAGGCCAGGCGGCAGACCCATATATTCAATCATCTGGAATATGATACGGAAACTTTGGCCAACGAATACCACCGCGACGTGGCCGCCGGGGCGGAGATCGCGCTGCCGGCCAATTACTTTCCCGACGATGACCCGGCCCGGGCGCCGGTTAACCACTGGCGGGCCCATGGCAACCTGCTGATCGGCAACTGGATCAACGATCTCTATCAGTCGACCTCGTACGAACTTGTAAACATCCCCCAACAGCGGCGGCTGCGCTAGAGCACGTCGCAATATCAGGCGCCGATGAGGAAGCAATGGCGCAAGGGTAGGGCCTCGGATCTTACCTCGTTGAACCGTCCTGAGAGCTCGCGAAATTGCTGCAACCCGGCGGCCACTTCCTCGAGCTCGATGCCGGGGAATTTCTGCGCCGCGTAGGCGTTGGCCCGGGCGCCTTGGCGCAGGCGCCGGACCCAGGGTTTGACGGCGGCCAGGGTTTGGCCGCCGGCCAGGCCCAATCGCGCCACCGGGCCCAGTGCCAG
This window contains:
- a CDS encoding homoserine O-succinyltransferase, with protein sequence TTSSYSPKNTSSEHMLAFYQPWEELRERKFDGLIVTGAPIETLPFQDVLYWRELTQIFDWSQSHVQETYCICWAGQAALQHFHGVPKHELPQKMFGVFRHHVRAGRDGLLRGFNDDIAVPVSRHTEVRREDLPEHAGLTVLLESDEAGLCLVRDEARRQTHIFNHLEYDTETLANEYHRDVAAGAEIALPANYFPDDDPARAPVNHWRAHGNLLIGNWINDLYQSTSYELVNIPQQRRLR